From the Sardina pilchardus chromosome 11, fSarPil1.1, whole genome shotgun sequence genome, the window atatatatatatatatatatataaaatatatgttGCTTTAAACAATATCAGGATGAACCTACTTCAGTTAAATATATCAGGAAATTAGTGTTAGTGAAATAGCCTTGCCTATTTCTTAAAAATTCAGTCTTTGTTTTAGCTCCTCCAGTTTGCCATTTTCTGCCTAATGGCTTCAGTCCGTCAGTGCAGGCGGCGTTAGATGATCTGGGTTAAAGTAGCAGTACGGTGACCAGGAGCTGTCCTGTGCGCTGGCCCACTGAGTGGGCGTGTGGCTCTCGGCTAGCTCCTCGGCCTCCTCTTCGCTGGAGGCGTCTTGGTGGCGCGTGCGTTGCTTGTCCTCCACCGAGTCCTTGTGCCAGTGTCTGCTGTTGGGCTGTCCCTTCTGTGTGTCCCCCTGCGCCGTGGCCATGCACTGCTGGCAGACGCGCACCGGCTTCCTGGAGATGTTCTCCAGCACGGCCCGACCCTTTGAGCAGCCGTTGCAGACGATGAAGCCGCAGCGGCGGCAGTGGTGGCGTCTCTGCGTCACGCCGAAGCGCTCCGAGCAGCGCATGCAAATGGCCGACGCTCGGTCGGGAATCCAGGAGGCGGCGAAACTTCCCCTCTTCTCGGACTTGAGGCCGAGGCGTTCGATCTGCTGCAGACGGCACTCCTCGATGTGCTCCATCCAGGCCTGCTTCTCCTCGAGCGAGGCGGCGGCCACGGAGAAGGACTTGCGAGGCGTGCGGAGCAGCCACTGGTTGACCATGCCCAGCCCATCCTCCAGgtcctcctgctccacctcctccagaggGATGATCTGCTGCCTCTTGTGCCATCTCCCGTGAAGAATTATACTCCCGTACACCAGGATGTCATTGAACAGGTAGAACACCTTCTGTTGCGGCCGACGACGGCACAGCTTCAGGAGTCGCCCCTCTCCCACCAACACACGACCCGGCTCCACCAGCGACTTCCCAGAGGGCCCAAAGGAATTCTCCACTGCCTGAATCCGCTCCCGGTTCTTCTGTTCGAATGGTGCCTGGTCCACCATGACTGACTGGTTTGGTAGAGGAAAGAGGCAGTTTAAGTATATCTGTTGACCTCAGATCCCATCACAATGCAGTCCCACTTACTTATCTAGTCTAGACAGTATCTGTGCCATTTTACCTATTTAACTTCACATCCTAAAAACAGCAGTCAACTCATCTGTTAGACTAAAGTCAATAAATATTCAGAATCACCACAAGCACTTCACGCTTCACTAGCTATTATGAGCAAGGTAAATGAAAAGCTAACACTCTAGCATAACTGAATGAGTTTAGTCCCCTGGTAGCTCTCAGTAAACATGGGTGTTAAATGTTAATTTTACAAAatccaacaaaacaaacacagaacaatTATTATGGAAATACCTGGCAGTGTAAAGATCTGAAGAGACTGTGCTAGAGGTGAATTTCAGCTTCTTGAAGGTTGAGCTATGGTGTATGAAAGTATCTTTCAAACAAGCGCTGCTTTCCAACTTCTAAGGTACTGTACGTGCAAACTACTCAGCTTCGGTCTTCAGAGTGTTTCATGTCAACAGAAGACTTCTTTATATGCACGCCTCTTTAAGTGCACGTCAAACTCGTTGTTCCTGTTTTGTTGAGGGGAGTTCCAGTGAGTTCTCAGAAACAAAGTGTGTGCTATATAACAACAGAAAATAAATACGTTTGTTGTTTGTCAATATTTTGCAATGAACCTCATTCTAGGTATTATTACAATTGTTTCCCCGTTTCAGGTTCTTTTACAGAATGTTTTAACATCAGTTTCTCGACTGTCTTATATATGTACACATCAAATGCTATTGAAAAATATTTCTTTCCCCTTTTTTCCCCTTATTGGGATAGTTGTTGCTACTACAGTAATTCTACTATACTCactattacattttattattatattattagcCTAAACATTGATGGTATTTTGCATAATCATTTACCTTCAGTGAAACTGACTTATCTCAATCACATAAAGCTAAACTGTAGGTAGAGGACAAGACAAATCCCCACTATTTGTAGGGATTGAGTGCCTTGTTGTAGTCATCTTTCAGAGAGCTGCAAGAGCCTTACATGTTGGTCTCTCTCTGGCCTATGTTCTGTGGAGACCACACATGCATCTCTGTGGCTATTGAGAAAAGGCACCATTTATTGTTAAGAGGAAGCTAGGAGCCTCAACATGCTGTGTTTCTGTAGAAAGATGACCCAAGTCTTTGGTTTTGCAATTTTAGCCTTTTCTCTCCT encodes:
- the plekhf1 gene encoding pleckstrin homology domain-containing family F member 1, which translates into the protein MVDQAPFEQKNRERIQAVENSFGPSGKSLVEPGRVLVGEGRLLKLCRRRPQQKVFYLFNDILVYGSIILHGRWHKRQQIIPLEEVEQEDLEDGLGMVNQWLLRTPRKSFSVAAASLEEKQAWMEHIEECRLQQIERLGLKSEKRGSFAASWIPDRASAICMRCSERFGVTQRRHHCRRCGFIVCNGCSKGRAVLENISRKPVRVCQQCMATAQGDTQKGQPNSRHWHKDSVEDKQRTRHQDASSEEEAEELAESHTPTQWASAQDSSWSPYCYFNPDHLTPPALTD